One segment of Prosthecobacter debontii DNA contains the following:
- a CDS encoding class I SAM-dependent methyltransferase — MSSDTTNQKSLNGYYRWHARIYDLTRWAFLFGRKSIIQRAATQMLVPERILEIGCGTGQNLVELAERFPRAQIVGLDLSKDMLDQARPKLKRYGGRVGLLHQAYDQPIAVNTKFDLVVFSYCLTMINPGFEQVISLCRQDLSERGVIAVVDFHESRWAWFRRWMGVNHVRMDGQVMEQLRQHFQPLICQISHGYGDLWRYLLFVGK; from the coding sequence ATGAGCTCAGACACGACGAACCAAAAGTCACTCAACGGCTATTACCGCTGGCATGCGCGCATCTATGACCTCACGCGCTGGGCCTTCCTGTTTGGCCGGAAGTCCATCATCCAGCGGGCCGCCACCCAGATGCTGGTGCCTGAGCGCATCCTCGAGATCGGCTGCGGCACCGGGCAAAACCTCGTGGAACTGGCCGAGCGCTTCCCCAGGGCCCAGATCGTCGGACTGGACCTGTCAAAGGACATGCTGGACCAAGCCCGGCCCAAACTGAAGCGTTATGGCGGCCGTGTCGGGCTGCTGCATCAGGCTTATGACCAACCCATCGCGGTGAACACCAAGTTTGACCTCGTGGTCTTCAGCTACTGCCTGACGATGATCAACCCCGGCTTCGAGCAGGTGATCTCCCTGTGTCGGCAAGACCTCAGCGAGCGCGGCGTCATCGCCGTCGTGGACTTTCATGAGAGCCGCTGGGCCTGGTTCCGCCGCTGGATGGGCGTGAATCATGTCCGCATGGACGGGCAGGTGATGGAGCAGCTGCGCCAGCACTTCCAGCCCCTCATCTGCCAGATCAGCCACGGCTACGGCGACCTCTGGCGCTACCTGCTGTTTGTGGGCAAGTGA